Within the Enterococcus hirae ATCC 9790 genome, the region ACTGGAGAAAAAATTGAGATCATTGGATCGGGGCGCACGGATTCTGGGACACATGCCAGAGGACAAGTGGCAAACTTTAAAACGACTTCTCAAATGAGTCGTAATGAAATGCTAACTTTTCTCAACCGCTATTTACCAAGAGATATCGTGATCAAAAAAGTGGAAGAAATGCCTGAACGCTTTCATGCTCGATACAATGCGACAGGGAAAAAATATAGCTATTATGTGTGGAATAATCCCATTCCAACTGTTTTTGAACGAAATCATAGTTTCTATTTTCCGCAAGAACTAGACCTGGAAAAAATGAATGAAGCTTGTCAAAAACTAATGGGAAGTCATGATTTTATCGGGTTTTCTGCCTTGAAAAAATCAAAAAAATCAACAGTTCGTACAATTCATGAACTCTCAATCGAACAAGAAGGCGGCATGTTGCACTTTACCTTTGTGGGCAATGGCTTTTTGTATAAGATGGTTCGGATCTTGATGGGTACACTCTTGGAAATCGGTACAGGAAAGTTACCTGTTTCGGCGATTGATGATATTTTTGAGAATAAAGTAAGACAACAGGCAGGAGAAACCGTGCCGGCACATGGTTTATTTTTAGACGAAGTGTATTACCAATAAACATTCATATCAAATAGAACAAACTGAGAGAGTCGTTTGATTGCCTGTAGTAGGCAAAAGAATGGCTGTTTCAGTTTTTTTGAGTAGCCTACGCTCGCCCATGACTCCTCTAAGCGGTCTATTCGCAATTTCGCTAGTTTCGTGATACATTCAGGACGAATTTACATATTTGACCAAGAAGTGAGGGGAAAAGTGGTGGAGCAAGAGCTAGCAGAATTATACAATCTCATTTTAAACCCTAATACCCGTGAATGGGAACGGACATTGTTGATCCAAGCGAAAAACCAAGTAGGGGAAAGAAAACAAAGAAAAGAAATCCTTGAAATGATTGAAGTCTCTTTACGACCACTAGCACTTCGGGGGAATTTGACGCCTGACGTCATGGACTTTTATTTGAAGATCACCCATGATCCGATGGGACAAGTGTCTTACGACTTTGCGAAACACCAGATCATCGATGAAAGCTATCAAGAAAAAGCCGTCTTTGCCGGGGGCTGTTTCTGGTGCTTAGTCGAACCGTTTGAAACACGGCAAGGGATTATTTCCGTGTTGTCCGGATATACTGGCGGGGAGGTCGAACATCCTAACTATGACCAAGTTAGCAGTGGCACGACTGGGCATGTGGAAGCAGTGGAGATTATTTTTGATCGGCGAATGATAAACTATGAAGAACTATTAGCGATTTTTTGGCAAGTCACCGATCCAACAGATGCCTTTGGACAGTTTCAGGATCGTGGGAATCAATACCGCTCCATCATTTTTGTAGAAAATGAAGAACAAAAAATACTAGCAGAAAAATCCAAGCAACAAGTGATCGCTTCGCATCAGTTTGCGGAACCAATCGTCACACAGATCAAGCCAGCAACAACTTTTTGGCCTGCTGAAAATTATCATCAACAATTTTACAAAAAACAACAAAAACGTTATAAGAAGATCAAGAAGTCTCATCAACAATTTTTATTTTTTAAGCGGGCAAAGAAAAAATGGTCTGGAGGAGACGAATAAGTACACTTATTCATTAGCAGTCACCTGATTCCATTACTTTCTTAGGGACATTTTCCCAATGAGCCGACGATTTTTCTTGTGGCAAAAAAAGATTCCTGTTAGCAATTCACCATTGATAAGCGTATAATTCACATAGAACAATAGTTATCAACAACGAAATATCACATACGCAGATTAGGAAAAAGAAGTGGTAAACCATATTTTTTTGAAAGCGTATACTTTTTTAGGAGGAGAAGAATATATGTATGTAGCAAATCAGCAGCGATACGAAAAAATGACGTATCGAAAAACTGGAAAATCTGGGTTGAGATTGCCTTTGCTGTCTTTAGGATTATGGCAAAACTTTGGTGATTATGATCCTATAAGTAATCAACGGGAAATTTTACGTGGTGCCTTTGATATGGGGATCACACATTTTGATTTAGCCAATAACTATGGTGGTCCAGCAGGAGCAGCAGAGAAAAACTTTGGTCGGATCTTTAAAGAAGACTTTCAAACGTATCGTGATGAAATGATCATTTCAACCAAAGCAGGTTATTACATGTGGGAAGGACCTTATGGGGAATGGGGTTCCCGTAAATCGATCATTGCTAGTTGTGATCAAAGCCTCAAACGGATGGGGTTAGATTACGTAGATATCTTTTATCATCATCGTTCTGATCCAGATACACCTTTGGAAGAAACGGCAGAAGCGCTTATGCAATTAGTTCGTCAAGGGAAAACACTGTATATTGGGATCTCCAACTACAACGGGGAAGACACGAAGAAAATGTCTGCTATCTTACGTGAAATGAACGCTCCATTTATTATCCACCAAATGCGTTACAATATGTTTTCAAGAGAGTTATTAGAAGAAGATTTAGCACCTGTTTTAGAAGAGACAGGTCTGGGAGCTATTACTTTTAGTCCTTTAGCGCAAGGGTTATTAACTAAACGCTATTTACATGGGATTCCAGAAGATTCTCGAGCCCATCGTAAAGAAATTCCTTTTCTATCAGAAGATCAAGTGGCACCTACATTGGGTAAGATCAAGCAATTACAGGATTTAGCTGATTTGCGTGGACAGACATTAGCACAAATGGCTTTAGCATGGAATCTACGACAAGAGTCAGTGACCAGTGTGCTTGTAGGCGCTAGTCGACTTAGTCAATTAGAAGAAAGTGTTCGGATGATGGATAATCTTTCCTTCTCACCTGAAGAAGAACAGAAAATTGAACAAATCTTAGGACACTAATGAAAGCTGTTTTTTCCTTTTTCTCAGAAAAATAACGTAAAGGAGGAGTGGCCATGGCTCATCAAGATTACGTTCATCTGAAAACAATTGATACAGATATTCGTTCATTTATTTTACAAAAAATAAGAAACTGACCATAGAGTCCCAAATCCCTTTTATTACCTTTATGAATTATCATTTTGAGTATATAAAAGAAAAAATCATTCAAGACCAGAATGAAACAAAAAAAATTAATCAAGAAATGCTAGAGCAGTTGAAAAATAAGCAAATAATTAGTCAAAATTTAAATACAACGATCAATCAAAAAGCGACTTTTGGTCAAAAATCAGCAGATGCAATTGCCAAGTTTGGTGGTAGTTGGCC harbors:
- the msrA gene encoding peptide-methionine (S)-S-oxide reductase MsrA is translated as MVEQELAELYNLILNPNTREWERTLLIQAKNQVGERKQRKEILEMIEVSLRPLALRGNLTPDVMDFYLKITHDPMGQVSYDFAKHQIIDESYQEKAVFAGGCFWCLVEPFETRQGIISVLSGYTGGEVEHPNYDQVSSGTTGHVEAVEIIFDRRMINYEELLAIFWQVTDPTDAFGQFQDRGNQYRSIIFVENEEQKILAEKSKQQVIASHQFAEPIVTQIKPATTFWPAENYHQQFYKKQQKRYKKIKKSHQQFLFFKRAKKKWSGGDE
- the truA gene encoding tRNA pseudouridine(38-40) synthase TruA encodes the protein MRNIKLTIEYDGKRYSGWQRLGDDDKTIQGKIEAIISQMTGEKIEIIGSGRTDSGTHARGQVANFKTTSQMSRNEMLTFLNRYLPRDIVIKKVEEMPERFHARYNATGKKYSYYVWNNPIPTVFERNHSFYFPQELDLEKMNEACQKLMGSHDFIGFSALKKSKKSTVRTIHELSIEQEGGMLHFTFVGNGFLYKMVRILMGTLLEIGTGKLPVSAIDDIFENKVRQQAGETVPAHGLFLDEVYYQ
- a CDS encoding aldo/keto reductase, encoding MYVANQQRYEKMTYRKTGKSGLRLPLLSLGLWQNFGDYDPISNQREILRGAFDMGITHFDLANNYGGPAGAAEKNFGRIFKEDFQTYRDEMIISTKAGYYMWEGPYGEWGSRKSIIASCDQSLKRMGLDYVDIFYHHRSDPDTPLEETAEALMQLVRQGKTLYIGISNYNGEDTKKMSAILREMNAPFIIHQMRYNMFSRELLEEDLAPVLEETGLGAITFSPLAQGLLTKRYLHGIPEDSRAHRKEIPFLSEDQVAPTLGKIKQLQDLADLRGQTLAQMALAWNLRQESVTSVLVGASRLSQLEESVRMMDNLSFSPEEEQKIEQILGH